A single Streptomyces sannanensis DNA region contains:
- a CDS encoding BlaI/MecI/CopY family transcriptional regulator, which produces MPRQLGELEDAVMTRVWQWNRPVTVREVLEDLQQERSIAYTTVMTVMDNLHQKGWVRREVEGRAYRYTAVSTRAAYAAALMNEAWAQSDNPAAALVAFFGMMSPEQRVALQDAIRIVRPERPEDAVEEVPEEGDGGATGPGR; this is translated from the coding sequence GTGCCACGCCAATTGGGAGAACTGGAAGACGCCGTGATGACGCGCGTCTGGCAGTGGAACCGTCCGGTCACGGTCCGGGAAGTGCTGGAGGACCTTCAGCAGGAACGGTCCATCGCCTACACCACCGTCATGACGGTAATGGACAATCTCCATCAGAAGGGCTGGGTGCGCAGGGAAGTCGAGGGCCGCGCCTATCGATATACGGCCGTCTCCACCCGGGCCGCCTACGCGGCCGCACTGATGAACGAGGCGTGGGCGCAGAGCGACAACCCCGCCGCGGCCCTGGTCGCGTTCTTCGGCATGATGTCGCCCGAGCAGCGCGTGGCACTTCAGGACGCCATCCGGATCGTCCGGCCCGAGCGCCCGGAAGACGCGGTGGAAGAGGTTCCGGAAGAGGGCGATGGCGGCGCCACCGGTCCGGGGCGATAG
- a CDS encoding amino-acid N-acetyltransferase gives MSTQLPGLTDPPANAVTVRRARTSDVPAVRRLLDAYVPAGILLDKATVTLYEDIQEFWVAERDADARVVGCGALHVMWEDLAEVRTLAVDRDFKGAGVGHRVLEKLLQTARWLGVRRVFCLTFEVDFFAKHGFVEIGETPVDTDVYSELLRSYDEGVAEFLGLERVKPNTLGNSRMLLHL, from the coding sequence ATGTCTACGCAGCTTCCCGGGCTCACCGATCCCCCGGCAAATGCCGTCACCGTCCGTCGCGCCAGGACCAGTGATGTGCCCGCCGTTCGCCGACTCCTGGACGCGTACGTACCTGCGGGGATCCTGCTCGACAAAGCAACGGTGACGCTTTACGAGGACATCCAGGAGTTCTGGGTCGCGGAACGCGACGCGGATGCCCGGGTGGTCGGCTGCGGCGCACTGCATGTGATGTGGGAAGACCTCGCCGAAGTGCGCACTCTCGCCGTGGACCGCGACTTCAAGGGTGCGGGTGTCGGTCATCGGGTACTGGAAAAGTTGCTGCAGACGGCACGCTGGCTCGGTGTGCGCCGGGTATTCTGCCTGACCTTCGAAGTCGACTTCTTCGCGAAGCACGGCTTCGTGGAGATCGGAGAGACCCCGGTCGACACAGATGTCTACAGCGAGCTGCTGCGTTCCTATGACGAGGGCGTCGCCGAGTTCCTTGGTCTCGAACGAGTGAAGCCGAACACCTTGGGCAACAGCCGGATGCTTCTGCACCTGTGA
- a CDS encoding Lsr2 family protein — MAQKVQVLLVDDLDGSEADETVTFALDGKTYEIDLTAANADKLRASLADYVKAARRAGGRAAGGRGKVRVATPSKDTAEIRKWAKENGYNVNDRGRVPAEIREAYEKANV; from the coding sequence GTGGCACAGAAGGTTCAGGTCCTTCTTGTCGACGACCTCGACGGCAGCGAGGCTGACGAGACGGTGACGTTCGCGCTGGATGGAAAGACGTACGAGATCGACCTCACGGCCGCCAATGCGGACAAGCTCCGCGCGTCGCTCGCGGACTATGTGAAGGCCGCTCGCCGTGCCGGGGGCCGTGCGGCCGGCGGCCGGGGCAAGGTGCGCGTCGCGACCCCCAGCAAGGACACCGCCGAGATCCGAAAGTGGGCCAAGGAGAACGGCTACAACGTGAACGACCGCGGCCGTGTTCCGGCTGAGATCCGCGAGGCCTACGAGAAGGCCAACGTCTGA
- a CDS encoding SCO3374 family protein: protein MASSVPVPRTPPEDGGGVTRWYERELGWAVTEGPPPQLVTGVRFDVLELPAPAGVALLGRIGSGAGPVALVGRGALQRMQLLVAAGCADELPGLLEWLQWGGIALDLTAIGAGGRIIAPVPPGRPDPCSRGAAVWLRPPEPRHEVEPALPSVSPLCGRGAGSRGNGAPDLVRLVDAAATECHRARLFRAKAAGNQTLAFS from the coding sequence ATGGCCTCCTCCGTACCCGTCCCCCGCACACCGCCGGAAGACGGCGGCGGCGTCACGCGGTGGTACGAGCGCGAGCTCGGCTGGGCGGTGACCGAAGGACCGCCGCCGCAGCTGGTCACCGGGGTGCGGTTCGACGTACTGGAACTGCCGGCGCCCGCAGGGGTCGCGCTGCTCGGCAGGATCGGCTCCGGCGCCGGACCGGTCGCCCTCGTGGGGCGGGGGGCGTTGCAGCGTATGCAGCTGCTGGTGGCCGCGGGATGCGCCGACGAGCTGCCCGGACTGCTCGAATGGCTCCAATGGGGCGGGATCGCTCTGGACCTCACGGCGATCGGTGCCGGCGGACGGATCATCGCCCCGGTACCACCCGGCCGCCCGGACCCCTGTTCACGGGGGGCCGCCGTATGGCTGCGCCCCCCCGAACCGCGACACGAGGTGGAGCCGGCGCTCCCCTCCGTTTCCCCCTTGTGCGGGCGTGGCGCCGGATCCAGGGGCAATGGCGCCCCTGACCTCGTACGTCTTGTGGACGCGGCGGCGACGGAGTGCCACCGGGCCCGGTTGTTCCGCGCGAAAGCCGCGGGAAATCAGACGTTGGCCTTCTCGTAG
- a CDS encoding ATP-dependent Clp protease ATP-binding subunit, whose product MFERFTDRARRVVVLAQEEARMLNHNYIGTEHILLGLIHEGEGVAAKALESLGISLEAVRQQVEEIIGQGQQAPSGHIPFTPRAKKVLELSLREALQLGHNYIGTEHILLGLIREGEGVAAQVLVKLGADLNRVRQQVIQLLSGYQGKEAATAGGPAEGTPSTSLVLDQFGRNLTQAARESKLDPVIGREKEIERVMQVLSRRTKNNPVLIGEPGVGKTAVVEGLAQAIVKGEVPETLKDKHLYTLDLGALVAGSRYRGDFEERLKKVLKEIRTRGDIILFIDELHTLVGAGAAEGAIDAASILKPMLARGELQTIGATTLDEYRKHLEKDAALERRFQPIQVAEPSLPHTIEILKGLRDRYEAHHRVSITDSALVAAATLADRYISDRFLPDKAIDLIDEAGSRMRIRRMTAPPDLREFDEKIAGVRRDKESAIDSQDFEKAASLRDKEKQLLAAKTKREKEWKAGDMDVVAEVDEELIAEVLATATGIPVFKLTEEESSRLLRMEDELHKRVIGQKDAIKALSQAIRRTRAGLKDPKRPGGSFIFAGPSGVGKTELSKTLAEFLFGDEDALISLDMSEFSEKHTVSRLFGSPPGYVGYEEGGQLTEKVRRKPFSVVLFDEVEKAHPDIFNSLLQILEDGRLTDSQGRVVDFKNTVIIMTTNLGTRDISKGFNLGFAAQGDVKTGYERMKAKVNEELKQHFRPEFLNRVDDTVVFHQLSEEDIIQIVDLMIAKVDERLKDRDMGIELSQDAKLLLAKKGYDPILGARPLRRTIQREVEDVLSEKILFGELRPGHIVVVDTEGEGEDKKFTFRGEEKSALPDVPAIESTTGGSTGPNLSKGA is encoded by the coding sequence ATGTTCGAGAGGTTCACCGACCGCGCGCGGCGGGTTGTCGTCCTGGCTCAGGAAGAAGCCCGGATGCTCAACCACAACTACATCGGCACCGAGCACATCCTCCTGGGTCTTATCCACGAGGGTGAAGGTGTCGCCGCTAAGGCCCTGGAGAGCCTCGGCATTTCGCTCGAGGCGGTCCGCCAGCAGGTGGAGGAGATCATCGGTCAGGGGCAGCAGGCTCCGTCCGGTCACATTCCTTTCACTCCTCGCGCCAAGAAGGTCCTGGAGCTCTCGCTCCGCGAGGCCCTTCAGCTGGGCCACAACTACATCGGTACGGAGCACATCCTGCTCGGCCTGATCCGCGAGGGCGAGGGCGTCGCCGCTCAGGTCCTCGTGAAGCTGGGCGCCGATCTGAACCGGGTGCGGCAGCAGGTCATCCAGTTGCTCTCCGGTTACCAGGGCAAGGAGGCCGCCACGGCAGGCGGCCCGGCCGAGGGTACGCCCTCGACCTCGCTCGTCCTGGACCAGTTCGGCCGCAACCTCACCCAGGCTGCCCGCGAATCCAAGCTCGACCCGGTCATCGGGCGCGAGAAGGAGATCGAGCGGGTCATGCAGGTGCTGTCCCGCCGCACCAAGAACAACCCGGTCCTCATCGGCGAGCCCGGCGTCGGCAAGACGGCGGTCGTCGAGGGACTGGCCCAGGCCATCGTCAAGGGCGAGGTGCCCGAGACCCTCAAGGACAAGCACCTCTACACCCTCGACCTCGGTGCCCTGGTCGCCGGCTCCCGCTACCGCGGTGACTTCGAGGAGCGCCTGAAGAAGGTCCTCAAGGAGATCCGCACCCGCGGCGACATCATCCTGTTCATCGACGAGCTGCACACGCTGGTCGGTGCGGGTGCCGCCGAGGGCGCGATCGACGCCGCGTCGATCCTGAAGCCGATGCTCGCCCGCGGTGAGCTCCAGACCATCGGTGCCACCACGCTCGACGAGTACCGCAAGCACCTGGAGAAGGATGCCGCGCTGGAGCGCCGCTTCCAGCCGATCCAGGTCGCGGAGCCGTCGCTGCCGCACACCATCGAGATCCTCAAGGGCCTGCGCGACCGCTACGAGGCGCACCACCGCGTCTCCATCACGGACTCCGCGCTGGTCGCCGCCGCCACCCTGGCCGACCGCTACATCTCCGACCGCTTCCTGCCGGACAAGGCGATCGACCTGATCGACGAGGCCGGTTCCCGGATGCGTATCCGCCGGATGACCGCGCCGCCGGACCTCCGCGAGTTCGACGAGAAGATCGCCGGTGTCCGCCGGGACAAGGAGTCCGCGATCGACTCGCAGGACTTCGAGAAGGCCGCCTCCCTGCGCGACAAGGAGAAGCAGCTCCTCGCCGCCAAGACCAAGCGGGAGAAGGAGTGGAAGGCCGGCGACATGGACGTCGTCGCCGAGGTGGACGAGGAGCTGATCGCCGAGGTCCTGGCCACGGCCACCGGCATCCCCGTCTTCAAGCTCACCGAGGAGGAGTCCTCCCGGCTGCTGCGCATGGAGGACGAGCTCCACAAGCGCGTCATCGGCCAGAAGGACGCCATCAAGGCCCTGTCCCAGGCGATCCGGCGTACCCGCGCCGGTCTGAAGGACCCGAAGCGCCCCGGTGGCTCGTTCATCTTCGCCGGCCCGTCCGGCGTCGGTAAGACCGAGCTGTCGAAGACGCTCGCCGAATTCCTCTTCGGCGACGAGGACGCGCTGATCTCCCTCGACATGTCGGAGTTCAGCGAGAAGCACACGGTTTCCCGTCTCTTCGGTTCCCCGCCCGGATACGTGGGTTACGAAGAGGGCGGCCAGCTCACCGAGAAGGTGCGCCGCAAGCCGTTCTCCGTCGTCCTCTTCGACGAGGTCGAGAAGGCCCACCCCGATATCTTCAATTCCCTTCTCCAGATCCTGGAGGACGGTCGCCTGACCGACTCCCAGGGCCGGGTCGTGGACTTCAAGAACACGGTCATCATCATGACGACCAACCTCGGGACCCGGGACATTTCCAAGGGCTTCAACCTGGGCTTCGCCGCCCAGGGTGACGTCAAGACCGGCTACGAGCGGATGAAGGCCAAGGTCAACGAAGAGCTCAAGCAGCACTTCCGGCCGGAGTTCCTCAACCGTGTCGACGACACGGTGGTCTTCCACCAGCTGTCTGAGGAAGACATCATCCAGATCGTCGACCTGATGATCGCCAAGGTGGACGAGCGCCTGAAGGACCGCGACATGGGCATCGAGCTCAGCCAGGACGCGAAGCTCCTCCTGGCGAAGAAGGGCTACGACCCCATCCTGGGCGCCCGGCCGCTGCGCCGGACGATCCAGCGCGAGGTCGAGGACGTGCTCTCCGAGAAGATCCTCTTCGGCGAGCTGCGCCCCGGTCACATCGTGGTCGTGGACACCGAGGGCGAGGGTGAGGACAAGAAGTTCACCTTCCGCGGCGAGGAGAAGTCGGCCCTGCCGGACGTCCCCGCCATCGAGTCCACCACGGGCGGCAGCACCGGCCCGAACCTGAGCAAGGGCGCGTAA
- a CDS encoding M23 family metallopeptidase, whose amino-acid sequence MSKRFTFRSSKKSMSRTRAAVVAVAGVSASVVLGTGAAFAAGGPVEAAPMTPAAAVAKQAEVQAKAATAAKAGVTGWTKPVDHYALSASFAQSGGMWSHKHSGQDFAVPTGTPVKAAHSGVVVKAGPNGGGDGPAYGNAIVIKHGNGTYTQYAHLSKIKVHVGQTVEAGQQIGLSGNTGNSSGPHLHFEVRTTPNYGSAVNPVSFLRAHGVSV is encoded by the coding sequence ATGTCGAAGCGCTTCACGTTCCGCAGCTCCAAGAAGTCCATGTCCCGTACCCGTGCCGCCGTTGTGGCCGTCGCCGGCGTGAGTGCTTCGGTGGTGCTCGGGACCGGCGCGGCGTTCGCTGCGGGCGGGCCTGTCGAAGCCGCGCCGATGACCCCGGCCGCCGCGGTGGCCAAGCAGGCCGAGGTGCAGGCCAAGGCCGCTACCGCGGCGAAGGCCGGCGTGACGGGCTGGACCAAGCCGGTCGACCATTACGCGCTGAGCGCGAGCTTCGCGCAGTCCGGCGGTATGTGGTCGCACAAGCACTCCGGCCAGGACTTCGCCGTTCCGACCGGCACGCCGGTCAAGGCCGCGCACAGCGGAGTCGTCGTCAAGGCCGGTCCGAACGGCGGCGGTGACGGCCCCGCGTACGGCAACGCGATCGTGATCAAGCACGGCAACGGCACGTACACCCAGTACGCGCACCTGTCGAAGATCAAGGTCCACGTCGGCCAGACCGTGGAAGCGGGCCAGCAGATCGGCCTGTCGGGCAACACCGGCAACTCCAGTGGCCCGCACCTGCACTTCGAGGTACGTACGACCCCGAACTACGGCTCCGCGGTCAACCCGGTCTCGTTCCTGCGCGCCCACGGCGTCTCGGTCTGA
- a CDS encoding helix-turn-helix domain-containing protein produces the protein MTRGNTRQRIQDVALELFAEQGYERTSLREIAERLEVTKAALYYHFRTKEDIVVSLFKDLTRPIDELIEWSKQQPRTLEIKREILCRYQEALSAAAPLFRFMQENQATVRELSIGETFKERMIALIELVQEPGSCMTDRVRCISALFTMHAGMFFTQNVEGDPEEKREAILEVAIDLVTQAHHRSQSQTETPWARRNETGLTAEP, from the coding sequence ATGACCAGAGGCAACACCCGTCAGCGGATTCAGGATGTCGCCCTGGAACTCTTCGCCGAGCAGGGATACGAGCGGACCTCGCTGCGAGAGATCGCCGAGCGGCTCGAGGTCACCAAGGCGGCGCTCTACTACCACTTCAGGACCAAGGAAGACATCGTCGTCAGCCTCTTCAAGGACCTGACCAGGCCCATCGACGAGCTGATCGAATGGAGCAAGCAGCAGCCGCGCACCCTGGAGATCAAGCGGGAGATCCTGTGCCGCTACCAGGAGGCGCTGAGCGCCGCGGCCCCGCTGTTCCGCTTCATGCAGGAGAACCAGGCCACCGTGCGCGAGCTGAGCATCGGCGAGACCTTCAAGGAGCGCATGATCGCCCTGATCGAGCTCGTTCAGGAACCGGGCTCCTGCATGACCGACCGGGTCCGCTGCATCAGCGCGCTCTTCACCATGCACGCCGGCATGTTCTTCACGCAGAACGTGGAAGGCGACCCCGAGGAGAAGCGTGAAGCCATCCTCGAGGTCGCCATCGATCTGGTGACGCAGGCGCACCACCGCAGTCAGAGTCAGACCGAGACGCCGTGGGCGCGCAGGAACGAGACCGGGTTGACCGCGGAGCCGTAG
- a CDS encoding MDR family MFS transporter, whose translation MAVAKADEQRADKQAEPQPRSVRVVLLALMIAMLLAMLDNMIIGTAMPTIVGELGGMEHLSWVVTAYTLATAASTPIWGKLGDMYGRKGVFLTSIVIFLIGSALSGMAQDMNQLIGFRAVQGLGAGGLMVGVMAIIGDLVPPRERGKYQGMMAGVMALAMIGGPLVGGTITDHLGWRWSFYINLPLGAVALAAVTAVLHLPKKERSQGSIDYLGAALLTVGIIAIVLVTTWGGTEYAWGSAVVLSMITLGVAALIGFVFVETRAADPIMPLHIFRSRNFTLMSVIGFLTGFSMFGSMVFLPLYQQSVQGASATNSGLLLLPMLLSMMVVSLIAGRITTQSGKYKIFPIVGGALMVVGLFLMAQMDTGTSRTTSGVYMAVLGAGMGFLMQITMLVAQNSVEMKDMGVASSSTTLFRTLGGSFGVSVMGALFTDRVQEEMAARGGAAAAGATQHSAQLDAASLAKLPDAVREAYQYAVSSGTHTAFLLGSVFAVVGFLAAFFVKEVPLRGSGPQSPDVKAEDEAAAAPSPSGV comes from the coding sequence ATGGCCGTAGCCAAGGCCGACGAGCAGAGGGCGGACAAACAGGCGGAGCCGCAGCCGCGGAGCGTGCGGGTGGTACTCCTCGCGCTCATGATCGCGATGCTGCTCGCGATGCTCGACAACATGATCATCGGTACCGCGATGCCGACCATCGTCGGCGAACTCGGCGGTATGGAACACCTCTCCTGGGTCGTCACCGCCTACACCCTGGCCACCGCCGCCTCCACGCCCATCTGGGGCAAGCTCGGCGACATGTACGGCCGCAAGGGCGTGTTCCTCACCTCGATCGTGATCTTCCTGATCGGTTCCGCGCTCAGTGGCATGGCCCAGGACATGAACCAGCTGATCGGCTTCCGGGCCGTGCAGGGACTCGGCGCGGGCGGTCTGATGGTCGGTGTCATGGCGATCATCGGTGATCTGGTGCCGCCCCGGGAACGCGGTAAGTACCAGGGCATGATGGCCGGAGTCATGGCGCTCGCCATGATCGGCGGCCCCCTGGTCGGCGGCACCATCACCGACCACCTCGGCTGGCGCTGGAGCTTCTACATCAACCTGCCGCTGGGCGCCGTCGCGCTCGCGGCTGTCACGGCCGTACTGCACCTGCCGAAGAAGGAGCGGTCGCAGGGCAGCATCGACTATCTCGGTGCCGCGCTGCTGACCGTGGGCATCATCGCGATCGTGCTGGTCACCACCTGGGGCGGCACGGAGTACGCCTGGGGCTCCGCCGTCGTCCTGTCGATGATCACGCTCGGCGTCGCCGCGCTCATCGGCTTCGTCTTCGTGGAGACCAGGGCGGCCGATCCGATCATGCCGCTGCACATCTTCCGCAGCCGTAACTTCACCCTCATGTCGGTGATCGGCTTCCTGACCGGCTTCTCGATGTTCGGCTCGATGGTGTTCCTGCCGCTGTACCAGCAGTCCGTCCAGGGCGCGTCCGCGACGAATTCGGGCCTGCTCCTGCTGCCGATGCTGCTGTCGATGATGGTGGTCTCGCTTATCGCCGGCCGGATCACCACCCAGAGCGGCAAGTACAAGATCTTCCCGATCGTCGGCGGCGCGCTGATGGTCGTGGGGCTCTTCCTGATGGCTCAGATGGACACCGGCACCTCGCGGACGACCTCCGGGGTCTACATGGCCGTGCTCGGTGCCGGCATGGGCTTCCTGATGCAGATCACCATGCTGGTTGCGCAGAACAGCGTCGAGATGAAGGACATGGGCGTCGCGTCCTCCTCGACCACGCTGTTCCGTACCCTCGGCGGCTCTTTCGGAGTGTCGGTCATGGGCGCCCTGTTCACCGACCGGGTCCAGGAGGAGATGGCCGCACGCGGCGGAGCGGCGGCTGCCGGGGCCACCCAGCATTCGGCGCAGCTGGACGCGGCGAGCCTCGCGAAGCTGCCGGACGCGGTGCGCGAGGCCTACCAGTACGCGGTGTCCTCCGGTACCCACACGGCGTTCCTGCTCGGCTCGGTGTTCGCCGTGGTCGGCTTCCTGGCGGCCTTCTTCGTGAAGGAGGTCCCGCTGCGCGGCTCGGGTCCGCAGTCGCCGGACGTGAAGGCGGAGGACGAGGCAGCGGCGGCGCCGAGCCCGTCCGGGGTCTGA
- the cseC gene encoding two-component system sensor histidine kinase CseC, which translates to MMRLVLRTGVRWKIAMAIAAVGALIAVALSLVVHNAARVSMLDSARDMQLDRVTFALRIYESTKTPRFGARLNDPALPEELKEKTEQGRRATYVEERPGEVPRIWAAVPVNNGVLSLQSRFTDRGAAVLKDLDRALVIGSVSVVFGGCALGILIGGRLSRRLRKAAAAAGRMAQGHTEVRVRDAVGGVVRDETDELARAVDALADALQERLEAERRVTADIAHELRTPVTGLLTAAELLPPGRPTELVRNRAQAMRTLVEDVLEVARLDGASERAELQEIALGEFVGRRVTVLNPDATVRVVHEARVSTDPRRLERILGNLLVNAAKHGRAPVEVSVEGRVVRVRDHGPGFPETLLREGPSRFRTGSSDRAGHGHGLGLTIAAGQARVLGARLTFRNATPRNADTTGAHGGAIAVLWLPEHAPTSTGSYPMLPVPDLPA; encoded by the coding sequence GTGATGCGGCTGGTCCTGCGCACGGGCGTCCGCTGGAAGATCGCCATGGCGATCGCGGCCGTCGGCGCTCTGATCGCGGTCGCGCTGAGCCTGGTCGTGCACAACGCGGCGCGTGTCTCGATGCTCGACAGCGCGCGCGACATGCAGCTCGACCGGGTCACGTTCGCGCTGCGCATCTACGAGAGCACCAAGACGCCGCGCTTCGGCGCCAGGCTCAACGACCCCGCGCTGCCCGAGGAACTCAAGGAGAAGACCGAGCAGGGCCGGCGCGCCACCTATGTGGAGGAACGGCCGGGCGAGGTGCCCCGCATCTGGGCCGCCGTACCGGTCAACAACGGAGTTCTCTCCCTCCAGTCGCGGTTCACCGACCGTGGCGCCGCGGTCCTGAAGGATCTCGACCGGGCCTTGGTCATCGGCTCGGTCTCGGTGGTCTTCGGCGGGTGCGCGCTGGGCATCCTGATCGGCGGCCGGCTCTCGCGCAGGCTCCGCAAGGCCGCCGCCGCGGCGGGCAGGATGGCGCAGGGTCATACGGAGGTACGGGTCCGGGACGCCGTCGGCGGTGTCGTACGGGACGAGACCGACGAACTGGCGCGGGCCGTCGACGCGTTGGCGGACGCCCTGCAGGAACGGCTGGAGGCGGAGCGCCGGGTCACCGCCGACATCGCGCACGAGCTGCGCACCCCGGTCACCGGGCTGCTCACCGCCGCCGAGCTGCTGCCGCCGGGCCGGCCCACCGAGCTGGTACGGAACCGGGCGCAGGCCATGCGCACACTCGTCGAGGACGTGCTGGAGGTGGCCAGGCTCGACGGCGCCTCGGAGCGTGCCGAGCTGCAGGAGATCGCGCTCGGCGAGTTCGTCGGCCGTCGGGTCACCGTGCTGAACCCGGACGCGACGGTCCGCGTGGTGCACGAGGCCCGGGTCAGCACCGATCCGCGCCGTCTGGAGCGCATCCTGGGCAATCTGCTGGTCAATGCCGCCAAACACGGCAGGGCGCCGGTCGAGGTCAGCGTCGAGGGCCGGGTGGTGCGGGTCCGCGACCATGGCCCCGGCTTCCCGGAGACGCTGCTGCGTGAGGGCCCCAGCCGCTTCCGCACGGGAAGCAGCGACCGCGCGGGCCACGGGCACGGCCTGGGCCTGACCATCGCGGCCGGCCAGGCCCGGGTGCTCGGGGCCCGGCTGACCTTCCGCAACGCCACCCCGCGCAACGCGGACACCACCGGCGCCCATGGCGGCGCGATCGCCGTGCTCTGGCTGCCGGAACACGCACCGACCAGCACCGGCAGCTACCCGATGCTGCCGGTGCCGGATCTCCCGGCGTAG
- the cseB gene encoding two-component system response regulator CseB, with amino-acid sequence MAETHVLFVEDDDVIREATQLALERNGFVVTAMPDGLSGLEAFRSDRPDIALLDVMVPGLDGVSLCRRIRDESTVPVIMLSARADSIDVVLGLEAGADDYVTKPFDGAVLVARIRAVLRRFGHAGGPAAGEQSERPERGVLAFGDLEVDTEGMEVRKAGAPVALTPTEMRLLLEFSSAPGTVLSRDKLLERVWDYGWGGDTRVVDVHVQRLRTKIGQDRIETVRGFGYKLKP; translated from the coding sequence ATGGCCGAGACCCACGTTCTGTTCGTCGAGGACGACGACGTCATCCGCGAGGCCACCCAGCTGGCGCTGGAACGCAACGGCTTCGTGGTGACCGCCATGCCCGACGGCCTTTCGGGCCTGGAGGCCTTCCGGTCCGACCGGCCCGACATCGCCCTGCTCGATGTGATGGTGCCGGGACTGGACGGGGTGAGCCTGTGCCGTCGCATCCGGGACGAGTCCACCGTGCCGGTGATCATGCTGTCCGCGCGTGCCGATTCGATCGATGTGGTGCTCGGCCTCGAGGCCGGTGCCGACGACTATGTGACGAAGCCCTTCGACGGTGCCGTGCTGGTCGCCCGGATCCGGGCTGTACTGCGGCGCTTCGGCCACGCGGGCGGACCGGCCGCGGGCGAACAGAGCGAGCGACCCGAGCGCGGTGTGCTGGCCTTCGGGGACCTGGAGGTCGACACGGAGGGCATGGAGGTACGCAAGGCGGGGGCGCCGGTGGCGCTGACGCCGACCGAGATGCGGCTGCTGCTGGAGTTCTCGTCCGCGCCCGGCACCGTACTCTCCCGCGACAAGCTCCTGGAGCGGGTGTGGGACTACGGCTGGGGCGGTGACACCCGCGTGGTGGACGTCCATGTCCAGCGGTTGCGTACGAAGATCGGACAGGACCGGATCGAGACCGTCCGTGGCTTCGGCTACAAACTGAAGCCGTGA
- a CDS encoding SigE family RNA polymerase sigma factor: MAHGEVLDFEEYVRTRQEALLRSARRLVPDPVDAQDLLQTALVRTYGRWDGIADKRLADAYLRRVMINTRTEWWRARKLEEVPTEELPDASVEDGSEQRADRALLMEVLKVLAPKQRSVVVLRHWEQMSTEETAAALGMSAGTVKSTLHRALARLRQELESREPVGRAAERSGHEERGRERCAA, encoded by the coding sequence ATGGCGCACGGCGAGGTGCTCGACTTCGAGGAGTACGTACGCACTCGGCAGGAGGCGCTGCTGCGCAGTGCCCGCCGGCTGGTGCCGGACCCGGTCGACGCACAGGACCTGCTGCAGACCGCGCTGGTCCGTACGTACGGCCGCTGGGACGGCATCGCCGACAAGCGTCTCGCGGACGCCTATCTGCGGCGCGTCATGATCAACACGCGTACGGAATGGTGGCGGGCCCGCAAGCTGGAAGAGGTCCCCACCGAGGAGCTGCCCGACGCCAGCGTCGAGGACGGCAGCGAGCAGCGCGCCGACCGCGCGTTGCTGATGGAGGTCCTGAAGGTCCTGGCACCCAAGCAGCGCAGCGTGGTCGTGCTGCGACACTGGGAGCAGATGAGCACGGAGGAGACGGCCGCGGCCCTGGGCATGTCGGCCGGCACGGTCAAGAGCACCCTGCACCGGGCCCTCGCGCGGCTCCGGCAGGAACTGGAGAGCAGAGAGCCGGTCGGCCGGGCGGCGGAGCGCTCGGGGCACGAAGAACGGGGGCGGGAGCGGTGCGCGGCCTAG